One window of Magallana gigas chromosome 2, xbMagGiga1.1, whole genome shotgun sequence genomic DNA carries:
- the LOC105348370 gene encoding uncharacterized protein, with the protein MQTRGRNIDFKKLSEGQTEEENKRKLRKASKCYVYENKFNVERLICKRKDGLIQKYLVKWESYSEYECTWEPWFHLPKIILDDFSTPKIEIDPDTLQEISDEFRTAVQARLSQRVGSHFYISSTFDSFRRLFHNRGTEVQKGRKLLQRDDFSGLLLPEDWDIFVYTKLGEGRAVSFPIKVTPTLRWSKKCYRVVSGSLVEAPRRPLESWKVEISTARYHV; encoded by the exons ATGCAAACGCGAGGACGTAATATTGACTTTAAAAAGTTGTCGGAGGGTCAAACAGAAGAGGAGAATAAAAGGAAACTTAGGAAAGCATCCAAGTGTTATgtgtatgaaaacaaatttaatgtaGAGAGGCTCATATGTAAACGAAAAGATGGATTG ATTCAGAAATACCTAGTAAAGTGGGAGTCGTATTCGGAGTACGAATGTACCTGGGAGCCTTGGTTCCATTTGCCCAAAATAATTTTAGACGATTTCAGTACGCCAAAAATTGAG ATAGATCCAGACACTTTGCAGGAAATATCCGACGAGTTCCGCACCGCAGTGCAGGCCAGACTTTCACAAAGGGTTGGGTCCCACTTCTACATTTCCTCAACGTTTGATTCCTTCCGCCGTTTGTTCCATAACAGAGGAACGGAGGTCCAAAAGGGGAGAAAACTTCTACAGAGAGACGATTTTAGTGGATTATTGCTTCCAGAGGACTGGGACATTTTTGTATACACGAAACTGGGAGAGGGACGAGCTGTTTCGTTTCCAATCAAAGTAACGCCGACTCTAAGGTGGAGTAAAAAATGCTATAGAGTAGTGTCTGGGTCCTTGGTTGAAGCCCCACGAAGGCCACTGGAGTCATGGAAAGTTGAAATTAGTACTGCCAGATACCATGTttaa